A stretch of DNA from Clostridium sp. JN-9:
TGCAGTAACAGGCTCTGTAAATCAGGTTGGTAATGTTCAGCCTATTGGAGGAGTAAATGAAAAAATAGAGGGGTTTTACAAGGTATGCAGACTTCTGGGAAACCATAAAAATAAGGGAGTCCTCATTCCATATTTAAATAGAGACAATATTGTTTTGAGAAAAGAAATAGAACAGCAGGTGGCAAATGGAGACTTTCATATTTATACAATGGATACAGTGGAAGATGCCATAGAGGCTTTGATGTGCGATGACACCATCAGAGTAAGTGATGTTTTTGAAAGCATTAAAAAAGAAATAAAAAAATACGGGGCTAAAGCAAAGAACAAAGACTAAAACCAAATAACAAAGAATAAATATTGATGATTTTCTGCTTGGGCAGAAAATCTTTAAAATAAAGTTTTGCCTTGGGGCAAAACTGAGGACTGTTGGCATATTAATTGTCAGCGGTCTTTTATTTTTAAGGATTTTTATGAGGATAATGGCATAAGTGCTGCCGCACCTATTTTTTTATATTTAAAATTTATTACCAATTTATATATAATGTAAAACACCATGCTACCGCATAACAATTTTTAAGACCAATAATGCCCATGTTGAAAACATGGGCATTATTGTAAATTTAAAGTTTTGTCCATTAGGCAAAACTATCCTTAACTTTTAACTCATAACTTAAAACTCTTAACTGAATTAAGTCTTTAATCTTTAGATTTAACATTTAATCATAGACTAAATGTTAAATCTGAAGTGTACAATGTCTCCGTCCTGCATAATATAATCTTTTCCTTCTAATCTATAGTAGCCTTTTTCTTTAGCAGCAGTTTCTGAACCGCATTCTACTAACTTATCATAGGATATTATTTCAGCTCTTATAAATCCTCTTTCTATATCCGTATGAACTTTACCTGCTGCTTTAGGAGCTTTTGTACCCTGCTTAATTGTCCACGCTCTTACTTCATCTGTTCCAGCTGTAAGAAAACTCATTAATCCAAGAAGTTTATAGCTGGCATGAATAAGCTTATCCAGACCTGATTCTTCAAGGCCGTATTCTGAGAGCATTTCTTTTTTCTCCTCATCATTAAGTGAGGATAATTCCTCTTCAATTTTAGCTGAGATAACTACAACTTCTGATCCTTCCTTTGCAGCAAATTCCTTAACCTGCTTAACATAATCATTATCATGATTGCCGCTTATTAAATCATCTTCAGATATATTTGCCACATATAAAACAGGCTTAGTAGTTAATAGAAAATAACTTTTTACAAGTTCAGCTTCTTCTTCTGTAAAGTCCATTGTTCTTACAGGCTTTTCACTTTCAAGATGGGCTTTTATTCTTTCCATAACATCTAACTCTTCTTTGGATTTTTTGTCGCCGCCCTTAGCCATCTTTGACACTTTCTCCATTCTCTTTTCCATGGTTTCAATGTCTGAGAAAATTAATTCAAGATTTATAGTTTCAATATCCCTTAGTGGGTTAACTGAACCATCCACATGGACAACATTTTCATCATCAAAGCATCTTACTACATGTATAATCGAAGAAACCTCTCTTATATGAGATAAAAATTTGTTTCCAAGGCCTTCTCCTTTGCTTGCTCCCTTAACAAGGCCAGCAATATCGTAGAATTCTATAGTTGTATATATCTTTTTTTTAGGATTATACATTTTTTCTAATACATCTAACCTTTTATCAGGTACAGATACCACTCCTACATTTGGCTCAATAGTGCAAAAAGGATAATTAGCTGCTTCAGCACCTGCCTGTGTAATGGCATTAAATAAAGTACTCTTACCAACGTTAGGTAAGCCAACAATTCCTAATTTCATTTATGTACATTCCTTTCATATTACAAAGTTTTTACTGATTATTATTGACTTTAACAGACAAACTCAGATTAATTATACCCTATGACAGAACTGATTTCAAGGAATAACACATTAGCGCATTGCATATAGGAATAAGTGTTTAAAATTGTAAAATATGTGTATAAATATGTAAATTATGTTAATACAGAATATATTAAATATTAATTAATTTAAATGTATTAAAATTTAAATTAAAGTATTTTTATAAAAAAACAAAAAATTATATAAATCAAGAAGGAATTTTCATGTTTTTATAGAATATGTAAGTCAAGTGGTTAAAAGTGGTTAAAAGTGGTGTAATTTTTTTAAAGGTGGAGGGATAATTATGTTCATTGGTGAATATGCACATGCACTTGATAGTAAAAACAGAATAATTATACCTTCTAAATTTAGAGATGAGCTTGGAAACAAGTTTATTTTGACAAAAGGTTTAGATGGCTGCCTGTATGCCTATACATCAGCAGAATGGAGCAACCTGGAAAACAAGTTAAAGACACTGCCTCTTACCAATAAAAATGCCAGAGCTTTTGTAAGATTTTTCTTTTCAGGAGCTAATGAAATTGAAATGGACAAACAAGGAAGAGGTCTTATTCCTCAGAGTCTTTTAGAATATGCAAATATAAAAAAGGATATAGTAAGTATAGGAGTTTCAACAAGAATTGAAATTTGGAGTAAGGATAGCTGGGAACAGTATAATAACTCAAATATTGACTTTGACCAAATTGCAGAACAAATGAGCGATCTTGGGATTTAAACGTACCAGCAGTTAAAAAGTATTCGGAGGAATTAAAATGAAATTTAAACATATATCAGTACTATTAAATGAGACAATTGATTCTTTAAATATAAATCCAGATGGAATATATGTGGACTGCACCCTGGGAGGAGGAGGCCATTCTATTGAAATTTTAAAAAGGCTGTCTCCAAAGGGAAGATTAATTGGTATAGATCAGGACAAAGATGCTTTAAAAGCAGCTTCTGAAAAATTAAAGGAATTTAACAATGTTACATATGTTCATAACAATTTTTATAATATTGATGACATATTAGAAGAATTAAATTTATCTGAAGTTGATGGAATAACCATGGATTTAGGGGTTTCTTCATATCAGTTGGATGAAGCCTCAAGGGGATTCAGCTATATGAGCGAAGCACCTCTTGACATGAGAATGGACAGAAGCAAATCATTTTCGGCCTATGACGTAGTTAATTCCTACAGTGAACAGCAATTATTTAAGGTAATTATAGAGTATGGAGAGGACAGCTTTGCAAGGAAAATTGCAAGAAGCATTGTAAAAAAGAGAAATGACAAACCTATAGAAACTACTAAGGAACTTGTGGAGATTATTGACAGAGCAATACCAAATAAATTTAAGAAAAATGGACACCCAGCTAAAAAGACATTTCAAGCTATAAGAATTGAAGTAAATAAGGAACTGGATGTTTTAGATAAAGCCATTAATGATAGTGTGAACAGATTAAAAAAAGGCGGAAGATTATCCATTATAACATTTCATTCTTTAGAGGATAGAATAGTAAAAAATAAATTCAGGCAGCTTCAAAATCCATGTACATGTCCACCGGACTTTCCCATATGTGTGTGTGGTAAAAAGCCGGTTATAAAAATTATTACAAGAAAGCCAATTGAACCATCTGAGAAAGAAAAACAAGAAAATTCAAGAAGTAAAAGCGCCAAGCTTAGAGTTTGTGAAAAAATATAGTTCTAATCTATTGGAGAGGTGAATAAAGTGATAGTGACAAACAATGAAAATTATGTTCAGGGCAATACCGCATTAGTACCGCAGCGGGTAGAAAAAACAAAAGATAATAGATTAAAAGAACTTGAAAAAGGTAAAAGTGAATTACATAAAAAGAAGATAAATAAAAGAATTTCATCCAAGATATGTGTAATAAGAAATATCGTACTGGTATTTATTGCTGGAGCACTACTTATAGCAAGATACAGTATAATTTATGATATGCAGAGAAATCTAAACACAATAGAATCAGATATTACAGAAACAAAAAGAGAAAATGAGAATCTGAAGGTGGAATTAGTAAAGTACAATAATCTTAGATTTATAGAGGAAACTGCTACATCAAAATTACATATGATACAGCCAGATAAAAATGCTGCTGTTTACGTTAGTCTGGACAAGAATTATTTCCCAAATGCGGCAGAAAAGGATGATAAAATGGTTTCACAACAGAATTTAATCCAAAAGATTAAGAATCTATTATTTTAAATTTTGTTGGAAGTTCATCTTCCCAATGGTAACGGAGGTATGGCGCTTGACTATCAGAGGTTACAGAGATAATGTGATTATAAGGAAAAGGATGCTTTTCACTTTTTTCCTGTTCTTTGTGATCTTCTTTTGTTTAGTGGGGAGATTAAGTTATTTAATGATATATAAATCTTCATATCTTAAGAAGATTGCAGTTGGACAATGGACAAGTAAAGTTGTTATTGATGCCAAAAGAGGTAAAATTCTTGACAGAAATGGTAAAGAATTAGCTGTTAGTGGAGATGTATACAGAGTGGACCTGGATATGAATACATTAAGGGACACTATGAAAGAAAAGGGCTTAAATGAAGAAACTGTGGCGAGTGAACTGGGGCAGGCCTTAAATATGGACAGCGCTCAGGTCTTAAAGATTCTAAGGACGACGCTTCCAGGAGGCCTTCCACTAGCTTCTGCAAAGCTTACAAGAAGAATAGATAAAGATGCTGCAGATAAAGTAAGAGCTTTGAATTTACAAGGAGTGCTTATTTCTGAAGATACAAAGAGGTACTACCCTAATAATAATTTTCTAGCTCAGGTGCTTGGCCATACAAACTCAGATGGAGCGGGACTTACAGGAATAGAACTGCAATATAATAAGGAGCTTTCAGGCACACCTGGGGTTATGATAACTGAAACAGATAAAAAAAGTAAAGAACAGCCTTATACAATTTCTGAATATACAAAGCCCATAGATGGTAAAGATGTAGTTCTGACCATAGATGAGCAGATTCAATCTTTTTGTGAAAAAGCAGCTCTTCAGGCTATGACTGTAAATAAAGCAAAGGCTGCTACCATTATTGCCATGGATCCTAGAACAGGAGAGATTTTAGGACTGGCTAATAAACCTGACTATAATCCTAATGATCCATGGATTAAGGGGATGTCTTATGATGATTTACAGAAATCCTGGAGAAACAGGGCTGTCAGTGATACCTTTGAACCAGGATCTATTTTTAAGGTTTTTACTGCTGCTGCTGCAATGTCAGAAGGATTAGTTAAAGAAGATGACAGATTTGTATGCAATGGAAGTGTAATTGTGGGAAAGAGAGTGATTCACTGCTGGAAAAGAACAGGCCACGGCACTGAAAATTTTGTTGATATAATTAAAAATTCATGTAATGTAGGTTTTGCAGAACTTGGCAAAAGACTAGGGGCAGAAAAACTTATTTCCTATGCCAGAAAATTTGGCTTTGGACAAAAAACAGGAGTTGATTTACCTGGCGAAGCAAAGGGAATAGTAAAAAATGCTGCCAATGTGACAGAGGTGGATCTTGCAACAATTTCATTTGGACAGACCAATACTGTTTCACCTATTCAATATTTAGCAGCCTTTAATTCAGTAGCTAATAATGGAGTGTGGCTAAGACCTCATATTTTAAATCAAGTTGCACATTATGATACCAATACCAGTAAAGAGATAAGTGATAAGACATATAATAACTCTGGTGAAAAAAGAATTATAGATGAAAGTGTTGCAAAACAGTTAAGGGGATATCTGGAAAGAGTTATTTCAGAGGGCGGAGGCAAGAAGGCATATATTGAAGGATATCATATTGCAGGAAAAACAGGAACAGCCCAAAAGGTTATAGGTGGAGTTTATGCTCCTCAAAAATATATTTCTTCTTTTGCAGGAATGGCTCCTGCAGAGAATCCAAAGGTTACAATACTGGTATCAATAGATGAGCCGGATCCTTCCAATTACTATGCAGGACAAATAGCTACACCCATAGCCAAGCAATTGTTTAATGATATATTTAATTATATGGATATAAAGGTAGATGCCAGCGAAGAAGAAGTTAAGAATTCAATGAAAAAAGATGTAATAATTCCAGAAATAAGAGGAGAAAAGAAAGCAGATGCATTAAAGATTTTGAAGGACCAGCATTTAGACTTTGACATTGACTCAAATGGAGATTATATTATAGGTGTTAGCCCTCTTCCTGGGTATTCAGTTAAAGAAGGAAGTAAAATAATACTTTACACAGGTACATCTGCTAATTATAATAAAGTAGTGATAGTACCTGATTTAGTGGGATTATCTAAAACAAAGGCTCTTGAATTACTGAATAATTTAGGATTAAAGGGAATCTGCAGCTCTGACGGAATGGTAACAGAGCAGGATATTGAGCCAGGAAAGCAGGTAACTAAAGGATCAGCTGTAACATTAACTACGGATCCGCTGGGTGATTAATTATAGGCATGCAGACAACTGCATGCCGAAGTTTTGTATAATTAGCAATTATGGAGGTGTTTTTATGAAATTATCAGAAATTTTAAGTGGAATTGATTTTGAATTAGTTAAGGGTGATAGTGAAATAGACATAACAGGAATTAATTATGATTCCAGGCAGGTAGAAAAGTGTAACTTATTTATTTGTATAGAAGGTTATGCAGCAGATGGACATAAATACATAGACAATGCTGTGGAAAATGGCGCAGCAGCTGTAATTATCATGAAAGATTTAGAGAAGTTACCAGACTGTACAGTTATAAAAGTAAAGGATACAAGAAAAGCAATGGCACTGGCAGCAGCAAACTATTATGGGCATCCTGCTGATAAAATGAAGATAATTGGAATAACTGGTACTAATGGAAAAACTACTTCTACTTTCATGATGAAATCCATATTGGAAAATGCAGGGTACAAAGTAGGACTATTAGGGACTATTTCTAATTGCATAGGAGATAAGAAGCTGCCTACTCACAGGACTACTCCGGAATCATTGGATCTTCACAGGCTTTTTAAGCAGATGGTAGATGAAAATGTGCAATATTGCGTAATGGAAGTTTCATCTCATTCATTATATTTAAACAGGGTATATGGAATTAAATTCTCTCAGGGGATATTTACTAATTTAACCCAGGATCATTTAGACTTTCATAAAACTTTCGAAAATTATTATAATGCTAAATTAATTTTGTTTAAGAATTCAATGAATTCCATTGTTAACATAGATGATGGATATGGGGTGAGAGTTTTTCATGATGTAAAGGGCAGTAAGACATCCTATGCCATTGAAAAAGATGCTGATGTTAAGGGAACCAATCTTATAATGCATTCAAGAGGTGTAGAATTTGACATGGAATATAAACAAAATAAGTCTCAGGTAAAACTTAATATTCCAGGTAAGTATAATGTAATGAATGCCCTTGGAAGTGCTGCAGCATGCTTAATGGAAGGCATTGATTTTAAAACTGTGGTAAAAGGACTTGAAAAGATGGAATCTGTACCAGGAAGATGCGAAATTGTAACAAAGAAATACAATCTTCCCTTTGAAGTTATTGTAGATTATGCTCATACTCCTGATGGCCTTGAGAATATCTTAAAAACTGCAAGAGAGTTTACAAAGGGAAGACTTATAAGTGTATTTGGCTGTGGTGGAGACAGAGACAGAACAAAAAGACCTATAATGGGCAGAATAGGGAGCGAATTATCAGACATAGCCATAATAACCTCAGATAACCCAAGAACTGAGGAGCCTATGAATATAATAAAAGAAGTAGCTGAAGGAATAAAAACAAATAACTACCATATAATTGAGAATAGAAAAGAAGCCATAAAAGCAGCTATGAAAATGGCTGAAAAGGATGATGTAATTGTTGTTGCTGGAAAAGGACACGAGGATTATCAAATTTTAAAGGATAAAACAATTCACTTTGATGAAAGAGAAGTAATTGCAGATATAGTGAAAGAATTAAATTTATAGAGGAGTGTGCAAGGTGGAACCTTTAAGCTTAGATGAAGTGGTTTCTTCTGTTCATGGAGAAATTGTAATAAAAGGTAATGGCGAAAAATTTACAGAAATAAATACAGATACCAGAAAAATTAATCCAGGGAGTTTATTTATAGCATTAAAGGGTGAAAATTTCAATGGAAATAATTTTGTGGCAGCAGCAAGCAGCAAGGGAGCTGTTATATGCATAGTAGATGAAATAAATTTTAATAAAGGTGATTTAAATTGTAACACAACGGTTATACTTGTTAATAACACCAGGAAAGCTTTACTGGACTTAGCTAAATATTACAGAAGCAAACTTGATATTAAAGTAATTGGAATCACAGGTTCCACTGGAAAAACTTCTACAAAGGATTTAACCTGTGCAGTTCTTAGTGAAAAATACAAAGTTTTTAAGACTCAGGGTAATTTTAATAATGAAATAGGACTGCCTTTAATGATTTTTAAATTAGATAATTCATATGATGCAGCCATTCTGGAAATGGGTATGAGTAATTTTAATGAGATTCATAATATGGCTGAAGCAGCCAGGCCTGATATAGCTATTATTACAAATATAGGTATATCTCACATAGAAAATCTTAAAACAAGGCAGGGCATTTTAAATGCCAAGCTTGAAATCACTGACTTTTTCAATAATGATAACACATTAATTGTTAACAGTGATAATGATATGCTTTATAATGTGGAAAAATCACTGAAAAATAATAAAATAAAAGTTATAAAAACTGGTATATCAACTGGAGATTTTAAAGCTAAGGATATTGTACTTGGTGAAAATTCAATTTCTTTTAAAGTATATTCTGATGAAATATTTAAAGGACAGTTTAATGTACCTGTGCCAGGCAGACATAATGTTTTGAATTCACTTCTGGCAATTGCCTGCGGTGATTTGATGAATATGACCTTTCAGGAAATGGCAAAGGGAATTCAAAGTATCCAGGTTACTTCCATGAGGTTAGACATTATTAAAAACGGTACAATAACAATTATAAATGATACATATAATGCCAGTCCTGATTCTGTAAAAGCTGCAGTGGATGTATTAAAAAATATGCAGACTGGAAGGAAAGTAGCAATTTTAGGCACCATGAGGGAATTAGGTAATGAAGCCTATAATGCTCACATGGATTGTGGAAGATATGCTGCAGAAAATGGAGTTGATTTACTAATTGCCATTGGAGAATTTAGTGAAGCATACAACAAAGGATTTAATTCCATTATAAACACTAATGGAGAATTTAAAGAATTTAATGATTTTAATGATACCATAGAATACTTAAGATCATATTTGAAGAAAGAAGACTGCGTATTAGTTAAAGCTTCAAGGGCAATGAAGTTTGAGCAGATAGTAGATAAACTAAAGCACGTTACATTATAGGGAGGGGGATTCACTTTATTTAAGTGATGAATTATATGATAAAGATAGTATATTCAATACTCGTAGCATTTTTTATATCAATATTGCAGGGGCCTATAATTATACCAATTCTGCATAAATTAAAATTCGGACAAAATATAAGAGAAGAAGGGCCTGAAAGCCATAGAAAGAAAACCGGAACTCCCACCATGGGGGGGATAATATTTATATTATCTACAATTATTACAATTCTTCTCGTAGTACGAAAAGCTAATGATGAAGCAATGGTTGCATTATATGCACTTATAGCATTTGGATTCATTGGATTTTTAGATGATTTTTTAAAAATATTACATAAGAAGAATCTTGGACTTAGAGCTTATCAGAAATTAATATTATTAACTATAGTGAGCTGTATATTTGCATATTATGCAGCAACAAATGCAAATATAGGTACTTCAATAATAATTCCTTTTTTAAGAAAATCAGTTAATTTAGGCTGGTTTTATGTACCATTCATTGTATTTTACTTAGTTGCTGTTACTAATGCTGTAAATCTTACTGATGGCCTGGATGGATTAGCATCATCTGTAACCATTATAGTTATTACTTTCTTTGCCATGGTAAGCTTTGGAACAGGACATACTACACTTGCTATATTTTGTGCCATACTGGCAGGTGCCCTTCTTGGATTTTTAAGGTATAATGCATTTCCTGCACAAATATTTATGGGAGATACTGGTTCACTTGCCTTAGGAGGAGCAGTTGCTGTAGTTGCATTGATTTTAAAGCTTCCACTTATGATATTAATAGTTGGAGGAATATATGTAATTGAAGCAGCATCTGTAGTAATTCAGGTAACTTCTTTCAAACTTACAGGTAAAAGGGTATTTAAAATGAGCCCTATACATCATCATTTTGAATTAAGCGGCTGGCATGAAACAAAAGTTGTATCTGTTTTTGCTATTACAACAATTATATTATGTCTTATAGGTTTTCTGGCTTTATAAAATCATGTTTATAAATTTTCTATAGTAATTATTATGGAGGATGATTTATGAAAAAATCCGACTTGAAAATTGGACCAATAGATTTTTTCCTTTTTTCAGTTATTATGCTTTTAGTTGCAATAGGAGTGATTATGGTTTACAGCGCAAGCTCCTATAGTGCCTTTTTTAATCCAAATTATAAAGATAGCATGTACTTTTTTAAGAAACAGGCACTTTGGGCATTTATAGGTATAGTGGCCATGTTTTTTACAATAAAAATTGATTATCATAAATATAAAAAGTACACTGGGATCATAATGATTGGAACAGTGGCACTTCTTTTTGCTGTATTTGCTTTCCCGGCAATTAATGGTGCTAAAAGGTGGATTCAGCTGGGTCCTGCAACATTTCAGCCTTCAGAGATTGCAAAATATGTAGTTGTGTTATATATGGCAAAAAGTATTGAAGCAAAAGGTGAAAAAATAAAAAGCTTTCTTAATGGGATATTACCTTATTTAATCATTTCCGGATTTTTTGCTGGAATTGTATATAAAGAGAAAAATTTAAGTATTGCCTCTGTAATTATGATAGTTACATTAATCATATTATATATAGCTGGAGCAAAAAGATCTCATCTTATAGGGATATTTTCACTGGTAGTGGCTGCAGGCGCAGCAGGAATATATTTTGAACCATTTAGAATGAAGAGATTTTTAAGCTTTCTGGACCCATGGAAGGACCCTAAAGATACCGGATATCAGTTAATTCAATCATTGCTTGCTCTTGGATCAGGTGGCATATGGGGAGTAGGATTAGGACGGTCAAGACAAAAGTGTTATTATATACCTGAACCTCATAATGATTTTATATTTGCAGTAATTGGTGAAGAACTTGGTCTTATTGGCTGCACTTTTATAATTATTTTATTTATCATATTTATATGGAGAGGTATTGTAATAGCAGTAAATGCTAAGGACACTTATGGAACAATACTGGCAGCAGGCATTACCAGTGTTATTGCAGTACAGGCAATTATTAATATTGCAGTTGTAACAGGTTCCATGCCGGTAACAGGAGTACCTCTGCCATTTATCAGCTATGGAGGATCATCGCTGTTATTTAATTTAGTAGCTATGGGAGTGCTGCTTAATATATCACGGCAGGGTGGAAAAAAATTTGACATTTAATAAATTAAACATATTATTTAGCATTGCTTTCAGCAATGCTATTTTTGTTAAAAAAATATTTATTTAATAACTTCAATTCGTAATTTGGGCGTAGCCCTCCAACCCTGCTATACTAAAGCCAAGGTTGGATCAAGAAGTTTCCTTACCTCTGCGGAGCAGCCAGCATACAATTGAATAAATTCAATAAAGGAAAATACGCCAAAATATTGACCAGAATATATTATAACTGACTTTTGCTTATCTTCTTTATAATTCTTAATAATTACAGGGAGGGACTTGCCTGAATACTTATTTCCCTCCTCCATGTTTTTGAATAGTTGAAAATACATGTAGCCAATGAGTGTCATAACTATATGAAAAGTTATAAAATTATATTTTGTACTCTTAAAATCTTCTAATTTCCAAAAGTCTTTTATTTGTCTATAGTCTTCTTCAATTTCTGGTCTTAGTTCATAAGTATTTATTATTTGTTTTGCAGTTTTATTTGTGTCTGTGGTTAAAAATACATAGTATTCATTATCTTTTTTATCATGAACGACACAGGCGCACAAGTCAACATCTTTATCCGGTGTATTACTTTGCCACATCATACCTAGATCCTTAACCAGGTGTATTTCTTGAGTTTTCCTTTTCCTGTTAGGGTGTTTTTGCCACTTGTCTTCGGAGATTGCTATTTTTACAGCTTCTTGGTATATTGTCATGTTCTTTTTTGCAGGTACATATGTATCCACTTGCTTTTCAACCTTCAAAAAATTAATAACATCACGAGAAATAAATCCCCTGTCATTTATGAGAATATCTCCACCTTTTAAACATTTACTTTTTAAAATCATATTTCTACAAAGTTCTAAATCATGAGGCTTTATAGAATCAAAAACTATCTCTTCTATAATTCCCGAATCATCCATAAGACCTCTTAATGTTCCCATTTTATAACCACGAATCACTTTTCCATCATCTTTTATAGTTTCAGAATTTTCATAATTTACATTATCTAAATTCACATGTATTTTAGTGCAATCAAGAATATGTATAGATGGAGCTATGTTAAGAGATGGCATAACTACATTTTGGACATAATTGTTATAAGACTCTATAAATTCCTCAGCATCATATTTTTGAATTAAATTTCTCATAACGCCTTCGGCGAATAACCCTTCTTCAAGGTTTTTATTGGTATCCCACATATTCCATCCTAGTTCAGATAATAACTCACCATCAGTCACAGCAAAGGCGACATCTGTCAGGCTGGTTTTAAGTTTCATCTTTGCTGTAATTGCTAACGCAATAAGTATATGAAATGGAATATGCTTATTTTGTTTTCTTTTATCTTTAAAACTTTCAGCCAATTTATCTATAAGTCCTATATTTTTCATTTTTAATACTATTGTATCTATAAGATTAGGGAAACTTACGTCAGCAGCATCAATCCTACCTTCTTTTATAGC
This window harbors:
- the ychF gene encoding redox-regulated ATPase YchF — protein: MKLGIVGLPNVGKSTLFNAITQAGAEAANYPFCTIEPNVGVVSVPDKRLDVLEKMYNPKKKIYTTIEFYDIAGLVKGASKGEGLGNKFLSHIREVSSIIHVVRCFDDENVVHVDGSVNPLRDIETINLELIFSDIETMEKRMEKVSKMAKGGDKKSKEELDVMERIKAHLESEKPVRTMDFTEEEAELVKSYFLLTTKPVLYVANISEDDLISGNHDNDYVKQVKEFAAKEGSEVVVISAKIEEELSSLNDEEKKEMLSEYGLEESGLDKLIHASYKLLGLMSFLTAGTDEVRAWTIKQGTKAPKAAGKVHTDIERGFIRAEIISYDKLVECGSETAAKEKGYYRLEGKDYIMQDGDIVHFRFNI
- a CDS encoding UDP-N-acetylmuramoyl-L-alanyl-D-glutamate--2,6-diaminopimelate ligase, which gives rise to MKLSEILSGIDFELVKGDSEIDITGINYDSRQVEKCNLFICIEGYAADGHKYIDNAVENGAAAVIIMKDLEKLPDCTVIKVKDTRKAMALAAANYYGHPADKMKIIGITGTNGKTTSTFMMKSILENAGYKVGLLGTISNCIGDKKLPTHRTTPESLDLHRLFKQMVDENVQYCVMEVSSHSLYLNRVYGIKFSQGIFTNLTQDHLDFHKTFENYYNAKLILFKNSMNSIVNIDDGYGVRVFHDVKGSKTSYAIEKDADVKGTNLIMHSRGVEFDMEYKQNKSQVKLNIPGKYNVMNALGSAAACLMEGIDFKTVVKGLEKMESVPGRCEIVTKKYNLPFEVIVDYAHTPDGLENILKTAREFTKGRLISVFGCGGDRDRTKRPIMGRIGSELSDIAIITSDNPRTEEPMNIIKEVAEGIKTNNYHIIENRKEAIKAAMKMAEKDDVIVVAGKGHEDYQILKDKTIHFDEREVIADIVKELNL
- the mraZ gene encoding division/cell wall cluster transcriptional repressor MraZ, yielding MFIGEYAHALDSKNRIIIPSKFRDELGNKFILTKGLDGCLYAYTSAEWSNLENKLKTLPLTNKNARAFVRFFFSGANEIEMDKQGRGLIPQSLLEYANIKKDIVSIGVSTRIEIWSKDSWEQYNNSNIDFDQIAEQMSDLGI
- a CDS encoding stage V sporulation protein D, whose translation is MTIRGYRDNVIIRKRMLFTFFLFFVIFFCLVGRLSYLMIYKSSYLKKIAVGQWTSKVVIDAKRGKILDRNGKELAVSGDVYRVDLDMNTLRDTMKEKGLNEETVASELGQALNMDSAQVLKILRTTLPGGLPLASAKLTRRIDKDAADKVRALNLQGVLISEDTKRYYPNNNFLAQVLGHTNSDGAGLTGIELQYNKELSGTPGVMITETDKKSKEQPYTISEYTKPIDGKDVVLTIDEQIQSFCEKAALQAMTVNKAKAATIIAMDPRTGEILGLANKPDYNPNDPWIKGMSYDDLQKSWRNRAVSDTFEPGSIFKVFTAAAAMSEGLVKEDDRFVCNGSVIVGKRVIHCWKRTGHGTENFVDIIKNSCNVGFAELGKRLGAEKLISYARKFGFGQKTGVDLPGEAKGIVKNAANVTEVDLATISFGQTNTVSPIQYLAAFNSVANNGVWLRPHILNQVAHYDTNTSKEISDKTYNNSGEKRIIDESVAKQLRGYLERVISEGGGKKAYIEGYHIAGKTGTAQKVIGGVYAPQKYISSFAGMAPAENPKVTILVSIDEPDPSNYYAGQIATPIAKQLFNDIFNYMDIKVDASEEEVKNSMKKDVIIPEIRGEKKADALKILKDQHLDFDIDSNGDYIIGVSPLPGYSVKEGSKIILYTGTSANYNKVVIVPDLVGLSKTKALELLNNLGLKGICSSDGMVTEQDIEPGKQVTKGSAVTLTTDPLGD
- a CDS encoding septum formation initiator family protein — encoded protein: MIVTNNENYVQGNTALVPQRVEKTKDNRLKELEKGKSELHKKKINKRISSKICVIRNIVLVFIAGALLIARYSIIYDMQRNLNTIESDITETKRENENLKVELVKYNNLRFIEETATSKLHMIQPDKNAAVYVSLDKNYFPNAAEKDDKMVSQQNLIQKIKNLLF
- the rsmH gene encoding 16S rRNA (cytosine(1402)-N(4))-methyltransferase RsmH is translated as MKFKHISVLLNETIDSLNINPDGIYVDCTLGGGGHSIEILKRLSPKGRLIGIDQDKDALKAASEKLKEFNNVTYVHNNFYNIDDILEELNLSEVDGITMDLGVSSYQLDEASRGFSYMSEAPLDMRMDRSKSFSAYDVVNSYSEQQLFKVIIEYGEDSFARKIARSIVKKRNDKPIETTKELVEIIDRAIPNKFKKNGHPAKKTFQAIRIEVNKELDVLDKAINDSVNRLKKGGRLSIITFHSLEDRIVKNKFRQLQNPCTCPPDFPICVCGKKPVIKIITRKPIEPSEKEKQENSRSKSAKLRVCEKI
- the murF gene encoding UDP-N-acetylmuramoyl-tripeptide--D-alanyl-D-alanine ligase, translating into MEPLSLDEVVSSVHGEIVIKGNGEKFTEINTDTRKINPGSLFIALKGENFNGNNFVAAASSKGAVICIVDEINFNKGDLNCNTTVILVNNTRKALLDLAKYYRSKLDIKVIGITGSTGKTSTKDLTCAVLSEKYKVFKTQGNFNNEIGLPLMIFKLDNSYDAAILEMGMSNFNEIHNMAEAARPDIAIITNIGISHIENLKTRQGILNAKLEITDFFNNDNTLIVNSDNDMLYNVEKSLKNNKIKVIKTGISTGDFKAKDIVLGENSISFKVYSDEIFKGQFNVPVPGRHNVLNSLLAIACGDLMNMTFQEMAKGIQSIQVTSMRLDIIKNGTITIINDTYNASPDSVKAAVDVLKNMQTGRKVAILGTMRELGNEAYNAHMDCGRYAAENGVDLLIAIGEFSEAYNKGFNSIINTNGEFKEFNDFNDTIEYLRSYLKKEDCVLVKASRAMKFEQIVDKLKHVTL